ATGTATGTGtaacgtgtgtgcgtgtgcgtgtgtgtgtgtgtttgtatgtttgtgtgtgtctgtcggtctgtgtgtgtgtgtgtgtgtgtgtgtgtgcgtgtgcgtgcatgtgtgtgtctgtctgtctgtcggtctgtgtgtgtgtgtgtgtgtgtttgtatgtttgtgttctgCAGATGGATATCCAAAGAATGAGATTCAGTACAGGTGGCAGCGTCGTGCAGTTGAAGTGGCAGACCAGCGATACTGGAGGCTCTACCAGTTTGCCTTTGTTGGCCTTCGGAATACCTCAgatgttgcacacacacagtcgggtatctctttctcttacactctATCATTTCTAAAATTTCACTCGTCCAACTGGGCAACCACCAAGCTTTCCTCCACCACTTAGCCACAAAGTACTGTCAGTACAAACAGGCAACCTGCCAGCTAACTGCATACAACAAAGAAGTTAGCCTATGTGTTACTGCCATAAGATGTCgtcttgttaatgttcatgcTAATCACCACACTGTAGTGTTTATGTCTGGTCTTTACTGTGTTTACTTTTGTGAAGTAAcgttaaaagagaaagaaccatCTTGAGAAGGCAAGAGGACCCGTGGTGCTGGGGGATGTTGGTCTCTCATCTGATGATACTTCAGTTTAGTTGGAgagataacagaaaaaaaaaaacacacataagcaAAAATCCGAGAAAGACTCCTTTTATACACAGTTTCAGCTGACACTGCATACCTGTAAACTCGCTATAAATTACATAGTCAGTGTGCACAAAATTTCAGCAGGTCAGCTATAGTGTAATatgtcaaaattaaaatattatgacCACTAATTTGTACAATAATGCTTTGCTGACATTGTCCttaacattttttcctttatatTCTTAATAAGAAGCAAGTCATTGTATATTGGATTCTGGCATTTTTGACTGAAATTGAAATTGCTAGACGTGCATATGATTCCCCTTTCGCATTTTCCAAAGATGAACACTTCACTGTTGTGTCATTTATTGCGTTACATTCAGGCGAATACGTGATCATGACGATCTTCTTCGACCTGAGCCGACGGATGGGCTACTTCACCATTCAAACCTACATTCCCTGCAGCATGATCGTGGTTCTGTCCTGGGTGTCCTTCTGGATCAACAAAGACGCTGTGCCCGCCAGAACCTCTTTAGGTAGTAACCACACACGGCGACGTAGTTCAAACGTAAATCGGTCAACCGCAAAAAATAAATCTCTTCATATTTATGACGCATGTGCATCTCTAAAAGCTCCGTATAAGTaatacaaaaggaaaagaagactGTTTGTACTGGTTAAACCATTGATTTCccattttgttttggtatgttaTGGATACAGGTATTACCACCGTGCTAACCATGACAACTCTCAGCACCATATCCAGGAAGTCACTGCCTAAGGTGTCCTATGTGACCGCCATGGACCTGTTTGTGTCCGTCTGCTTCATTTTCACGTTTGCCGCTCTAATGGAGTACGGGACGCTGCACTACTTCACCagcaacagacaaaacaagaagaCCAAGACTAACAATGCACCGGTGAGATAACAGAATGTACAAGTTAGTCAAGTTGATAATAATGTATTAGCAACCTGGGCTCATAACACTTTATAAAAACATAGTTAGTTGTACTACAGTGATACTACACTGCAGTGTACGTGCTTTAATAATTCAGTAACTCAGTGATAAATGAATAATACCAGTACATCATATCATACAGTTTAGCTGGCATTTTCAACATACAGTGCTGATATACTTGGCAGCAGCTTGGTTTTTTGCCATGTTTTCCCATTTGGTCATGGAgataaatgggttttttttttcccctctgtggtAGAAAACCAGCATGGTGAACATAAGGCCGGGGACATCGCTGCTGCAGATGAACAACATCGCCCCCTACCACGAGGAGGAAGACTACGCCTACGAGTGCCTGGACGGGAAAGACTGCGCTAGTTTCTTCTGCTGCTTCGACGACTGCCGCTCTGGGGCGTGGCGCGAGAACAGGATGCATGTCCACGTGTCAAAAATCGATTCCTATTCCCGAATATTCTTCCCCACTGCGTTCGGCCTCTTCAACCTCGTCTACTGGATCGGGTACCTGTATCTATAAAGAAATATGCTCACAAGCAAGAGGGACTTTGAAAGCTTaagtttaacatttttttttcatttgtaaatgctTTACTCCATTTGACCCCTTTgatacttgaaaaaaaaagaatgtacaaAAGAGAGAAGCACTGTTGGGTGTCGTGCTGTATGAGGCTGTGTATTATAGTACCCGTGTATTATAAAACTGGGGAAAATGATGCTTAAAAAGCAGAGGAATATGTAGCATCCGTTTGAGCGAATAGCAGGGGTATCCATGCTAACACATCGCCATACAAGGTTTGAACTTTCAGGAGCGACTCAGTAAGAATTGAGTCACGAATGCGCAATTAGCATTGAAAATGAACTCAGCGAAGGAAATGAACttcaaaaaaacagagcaatgtCAACGATTCAGAGCAAAGAGCGTATAGAGTACAACCTAAAAGGCTTACAGCGGGTGTGATGGAAGCCATTTGTCACAAATTGTCCCAGTGTGGTCTTGTGTTTTGTAGCAGTGCAGTCGTGCTGAGTTCCAGACATtgaaaattcatattttaattagTCAAAGCCTGGCTTTGACTAGCACACAGCGGGAGCTACCATCTAAACTAAAGAGGCATAAGTAATTATTTTACTTAATTTCACAGTaacattatttatgattttcCTCTAACCTTGCTATATTTCCACCAAGCCAAATAACAGAACTTTATGTATTACGATAGTAAGGGTCACTAGTGGCCCATTGAGATAATAtgatattttattataaattttAAATTGCTTGGTGATTTACTCTAATAGTGCATACATCCAGTATGTAGTATACCACAGTGGTATTTGACCTGCATTCTTACTCAGCAATCCATGAAGTAATCAGATCTATCGAATAAATTGTTTTGACATAGGCATCTCCTCCTACTTAATGCACTTTTCATCTAACTCAGTCATATTTGTTCTCTACCCTTCAAAATTTTAATATAGTTCATTTCCATTTGTTAGACGTGCATTGTCAATCTTTTGCAAAAAGaagagtatgtttatgtataaaacaaaaaatcatttagtgtgtttgtggagtacacaacacaaaatattaCTAGCTGTGAAACATATAATACACCCAACTAACATACGAGTAGCCAGCCCGGTGATTCTTCTATGTTATTGTTTATATAATGGAGGGAATTTATCATTTTCATCCAGTCATATCTCTGAAACCTATGTTGCTGTATACATTTTGTAG
This sequence is a window from Chanos chanos chromosome 4, fChaCha1.1, whole genome shotgun sequence. Protein-coding genes within it:
- the gabrg1 gene encoding gamma-aminobutyric acid receptor subunit gamma-1, whose translation is MGLLHRDRKREALVWLLPGVLGVCMAFGPSKAEEEDYEDVPINKTWVLSPKVYESDVTLILNKLLQGYDNKLRPDIGVRPTVIETAVYVNSIGPVDPINMEYTIDIFFAQTWYDSRLKFNSSMKLLMLNSNMVGKIWIPDTFFRNSRKSDAHWITTPNRLLRLWSNGRVMYTLRLTINAECYLKLHNFPMDEHSCPLEFSSYGYPKNEIQYRWQRRAVEVADQRYWRLYQFAFVGLRNTSDVAHTQSGEYVIMTIFFDLSRRMGYFTIQTYIPCSMIVVLSWVSFWINKDAVPARTSLGITTVLTMTTLSTISRKSLPKVSYVTAMDLFVSVCFIFTFAALMEYGTLHYFTSNRQNKKTKTNNAPKTSMVNIRPGTSLLQMNNIAPYHEEEDYAYECLDGKDCASFFCCFDDCRSGAWRENRMHVHVSKIDSYSRIFFPTAFGLFNLVYWIGYLYL